In Shewanella sp. VB17, a single genomic region encodes these proteins:
- a CDS encoding LysE family translocator: protein MLFSFIAATVLITLIPGPSMLMVILRALQQNFAQAAAATLGVVTADAILLSITMMGLGPLLSSSELVFEWVKWLGVIYLIYLGWQQLASQDKVLSKKHSNERNAFTQAFIITMLNPKIIGFFIAFFPQFIVAKEPLLPQLAILGPIFLVIVAMILLCYAGLAHIIAPMLRSDKLNLWVNRSAGLSLIGCGLLASTLGYQG, encoded by the coding sequence ATGTTATTCAGTTTTATCGCAGCCACGGTGTTAATCACACTTATTCCAGGTCCATCTATGCTGATGGTGATATTAAGGGCATTACAGCAAAATTTTGCTCAGGCAGCAGCTGCCACCTTAGGGGTTGTTACAGCTGATGCTATTTTACTGAGCATCACGATGATGGGATTGGGTCCGCTATTGTCCAGCTCAGAATTAGTATTTGAGTGGGTTAAATGGCTAGGGGTTATTTATTTAATCTATTTGGGCTGGCAGCAACTGGCCAGTCAAGACAAGGTATTATCTAAGAAGCATTCAAATGAACGTAATGCGTTTACTCAAGCGTTCATCATCACCATGCTAAACCCTAAAATTATCGGCTTTTTTATTGCTTTTTTCCCCCAATTTATCGTGGCTAAGGAGCCATTATTGCCACAATTAGCCATACTCGGGCCTATATTTCTGGTGATAGTTGCGATGATATTACTTTGCTATGCAGGATTGGCTCATATTATTGCGCCTATGCTGCGCTCAGATAAACTGAACCTGTGGGTCAATCGCTCAGCAGGGCTGAGCTTGATTGGTTGTGGACTCTTAGCCAGCACCTTAGGTTATCAAGGTTAA
- a CDS encoding LysR family transcriptional regulator, which yields MIDELKAMAIFAHTVDEGSFRRAARILGLSPSVVSHHIKHLERRLGVALLYRSTRKLSLTSAGALFYPSCRDMLLAANSGLTQINQDCEQPTGCLKITLPSMLSQASIMENIATFIRLYPKIELQLNFSDRAVDLINEGIDMAIRIGPLKDSALKARLLFTMPRALVMSAEFAQQYPCNMINDPNDLVQLPWIGLSVRTTKKVFLGPQQQRLEIAVNSQVTVDDLHAQISLAKAGLGLITPPLFMVQEALATGQLTPLLKAWQPEPLGVYIVWPAQAKANSLTQRLIQTLTAPESPR from the coding sequence ATGATTGATGAATTAAAAGCCATGGCTATTTTTGCCCATACTGTCGATGAAGGTTCTTTTCGTCGTGCGGCACGTATATTGGGACTTTCACCCTCTGTCGTCAGTCATCATATTAAGCATTTAGAGCGGCGCTTAGGGGTGGCACTACTTTATCGCTCAACACGAAAATTATCATTAACCTCAGCAGGAGCACTATTTTACCCATCTTGCCGTGATATGTTACTCGCAGCAAATAGCGGCTTAACACAGATAAATCAAGACTGTGAACAACCTACTGGCTGTTTAAAAATCACCTTACCATCGATGTTGAGTCAAGCCTCCATAATGGAGAACATCGCGACATTTATTCGCTTATATCCCAAGATTGAATTACAACTGAACTTTAGTGATCGGGCGGTCGATTTGATTAATGAAGGCATAGACATGGCGATTCGTATCGGGCCATTAAAAGACAGCGCGTTGAAAGCACGTTTGCTTTTTACCATGCCGAGAGCTTTAGTCATGTCAGCCGAATTTGCACAACAATATCCATGTAACATGATCAATGACCCCAATGACTTAGTCCAACTTCCTTGGATTGGTTTATCGGTGCGTACCACCAAGAAAGTATTTTTAGGCCCTCAACAACAACGGTTGGAGATCGCTGTTAATAGTCAAGTCACCGTGGATGATTTACACGCGCAAATAAGCCTAGCTAAAGCAGGTTTAGGGCTCATTACCCCTCCCCTATTTATGGTTCAAGAGGCATTAGCTACTGGTCAATTAACGCCACTATTGAAAGCTTGGCAGCCCGAGCCTCTGGGGGTTTACATCGTTTGGCCTGCTCAAGCCAAAGCGAATAGCTTAACTCAGCGACTGATCCAAACATTAACGGCCCCAGAAAGCCCCCGTTAA
- a CDS encoding cold-shock protein: MSKGTVKWFNADKGFGFITPEDGGKDLFVHHSEIRSGGGYATLNDGQSVEFDVGEGQKGPCATNVIPG, translated from the coding sequence ATGAGTAAAGGTACAGTTAAGTGGTTCAACGCAGACAAAGGTTTTGGATTTATTACCCCTGAAGATGGCGGTAAAGACCTATTTGTTCATCATTCTGAAATCCGCAGTGGTGGTGGTTATGCCACACTAAATGACGGTCAGTCTGTTGAGTTTGATGTTGGCGAAGGGCAAAAAGGTCCATGCGCAACGAATGTTATACCAGGCTAA